The following proteins come from a genomic window of Lachnoclostridium phytofermentans ISDg:
- a CDS encoding winged helix-turn-helix transcriptional regulator, producing the protein MIHIEQETYDCPVEALANLLGKKWIATIICTIKNEKKRFGELEKELDGCTRKMLTQQLDLLMKQEIVLNQKEVNGNSIESHYYLSEKGLTLLPLVEEMIAWGSNNLKCDKSGRY; encoded by the coding sequence ATGATTCATATCGAACAAGAAACATATGATTGTCCAGTCGAGGCACTTGCTAATTTACTAGGGAAAAAGTGGATAGCAACGATTATATGTACTATTAAGAATGAGAAGAAGAGATTTGGTGAATTAGAAAAAGAGTTAGATGGTTGTACAAGAAAAATGCTTACTCAACAACTTGACTTACTTATGAAGCAGGAAATTGTACTTAATCAAAAAGAAGTTAATGGAAACAGTATCGAATCACATTATTATCTAAGTGAAAAGGGACTAACCTTACTGCCTTTAGTGGAAGAGATGATTGCATGGGGGAGTAATAATCTAAAGTGCGATAAATCGGGACGTTACTAA
- a CDS encoding helix-turn-helix domain-containing protein, with product MAINVHLEGVLKDRGMTSKELCALVGITEANLSILRSGKAKGIRFSTVNRICYYLGCDVGDILKFDGDLEDSDED from the coding sequence ATGGCTATTAATGTTCATTTGGAGGGTGTCCTCAAAGATCGTGGCATGACTTCTAAAGAGCTATGTGCGCTTGTCGGAATAACTGAGGCAAACCTATCAATCCTTAGAAGTGGTAAAGCTAAGGGTATCCGCTTTAGTACAGTGAATAGGATTTGTTATTATCTTGGCTGTGATGTAGGTGATATTTTGAAATTCGATGGAGATCTGGAGGATAGCGATGAAGACTAA
- a CDS encoding response regulator transcription factor: MFQILVVEDDKNTARLMKAVLMHAGYEVFCADNGVSALELMDKQHIDLIVLDVMMPEMDGYEFTKQLRGSNDNTPILMVTAKQLPEDKCKGFLAGTDDYMVKPVNEDEMLLRIKALLRRAKIVNEHKLHIGKVTLDYDALTVSKDGESQTLPQKEFYLLYKLLSYPDRIFTRIQLMDEIWGMESETVDTTVNVHINRLRKRFEGYSEFDIIAIRGIGYKAVKNCE, translated from the coding sequence ATGTTTCAGATATTGGTCGTAGAAGACGATAAAAATACGGCTAGGTTAATGAAAGCAGTTCTAATGCATGCAGGATATGAGGTTTTTTGTGCAGACAATGGGGTTAGCGCGTTAGAATTGATGGATAAACAACATATTGACTTAATTGTTCTTGATGTTATGATGCCAGAGATGGATGGATATGAATTTACGAAGCAATTACGCGGTAGTAATGACAATACACCAATTCTCATGGTAACAGCGAAACAATTGCCGGAAGATAAATGCAAAGGCTTTCTTGCGGGTACAGATGATTATATGGTGAAGCCTGTTAATGAAGATGAAATGTTGCTTCGTATCAAAGCTTTACTTCGTCGTGCTAAGATTGTAAATGAGCACAAGCTACACATTGGCAAAGTAACCTTAGATTATGATGCTTTGACCGTTTCAAAAGATGGGGAGAGTCAAACCCTACCACAAAAAGAATTTTATTTGCTGTATAAGCTATTGTCCTATCCTGATAGAATATTTACTCGAATACAATTGATGGACGAGATATGGGGGATGGAGTCTGAGACAGTCGATACTACGGTAAATGTGCATATTAACCGATTGAGAAAACGTTTTGAAGGTTATTCTGAATTTGATATTATAGCAATCCGAGGGATTGGATATAAGGCGGTGAAGAATTGTGAATAA
- a CDS encoding NAD(P)H-dependent oxidoreductase, whose product MKIVLLHGQKHHGSTWNTSQLLLKELITNQDTFREFYVNDIPYCVGCFTCILKDEENCPHRELIKEIIYSIEQADVIIIDSPNYCMGMTGQLKTFFDHMAYRWFSHRPLGNMQNKIGVTISTTAGMGAGSVTKQMEKQLFWWGLPRIYRLSAAVAAANWNDVKPETKQKIAKKSKSIANKIKRKHGHVKRGFRQRVIFKLMGNMQKAGLGTPKDLAYWKEQGWI is encoded by the coding sequence ATGAAAATAGTTCTTTTGCACGGACAAAAGCATCATGGCAGTACATGGAACACTTCGCAATTATTATTAAAAGAACTTATAACCAACCAAGACACGTTTCGTGAATTTTACGTGAATGATATTCCGTACTGTGTTGGATGTTTTACTTGCATCTTAAAGGACGAAGAAAATTGCCCACATCGTGAGTTAATAAAAGAAATTATTTACTCAATAGAACAAGCGGATGTAATCATAATTGATTCTCCAAATTATTGTATGGGGATGACAGGACAATTAAAAACTTTCTTTGACCATATGGCATATCGTTGGTTTAGTCATCGACCACTAGGTAACATGCAGAATAAAATAGGAGTTACTATATCAACGACAGCTGGAATGGGTGCAGGTAGTGTTACAAAACAGATGGAAAAACAATTATTTTGGTGGGGATTGCCAAGGATATACCGTTTAAGTGCAGCTGTTGCAGCAGCAAATTGGAATGATGTAAAACCAGAAACGAAGCAGAAAATAGCGAAAAAATCAAAAAGTATTGCTAATAAAATTAAAAGAAAGCATGGCCATGTGAAACGAGGATTTCGGCAAAGAGTTATATTTAAATTAATGGGGAATATGCAGAAAGCTGGTTTAGGTACACCGAAGGATTTAGCGTATTGGAAAGAACAAGGATGGATATGA
- a CDS encoding polysaccharide deacetylase family protein: MKFRFEDLRKVDYKGYIKSNYKKIIAWAVFFAFCYGLGNVTARGVAHYQETFAVNEKVDNWGLGFGQEGTQPKGTVSVEQLKEYDAYYIGANTDKVIYLTFDCGYENGNTAKILDALKKHNVSATFFVVGHFLETSPDLVKRMVAEGHAVGNHTYHHYDMSKISSLDSFQKEVDDVAKLFEQITGQKLMKYYRPPQGKYSTENLKLAKELGYKTFFWSLAYVDWDQNKQPTKDQAYSKLLKRIHNGAVVLLHNTSTTNGEILDELLTKWEEMGYVFKPLSELADVQ; encoded by the coding sequence ATGAAGTTTCGGTTTGAAGATTTAAGAAAGGTTGATTACAAAGGATATATTAAAAGTAATTACAAAAAAATAATTGCGTGGGCAGTATTTTTTGCTTTTTGTTATGGATTAGGTAATGTGACAGCACGTGGTGTAGCTCATTACCAAGAAACATTTGCTGTGAATGAAAAGGTAGATAATTGGGGTCTAGGTTTCGGACAAGAAGGAACTCAACCAAAAGGTACTGTATCTGTGGAACAATTAAAGGAATATGATGCTTACTACATCGGTGCGAATACTGACAAAGTAATATATTTAACTTTTGATTGCGGCTATGAAAATGGTAACACAGCTAAAATATTAGATGCCTTAAAAAAACACAATGTTTCGGCTACTTTCTTTGTAGTTGGGCATTTTCTTGAAACTAGCCCTGACCTTGTAAAACGAATGGTAGCGGAAGGGCATGCAGTTGGGAATCATACCTACCATCACTACGATATGTCTAAAATCTCTAGCTTGGATAGTTTTCAAAAAGAAGTAGATGATGTGGCAAAACTATTTGAACAAATTACAGGACAAAAGTTGATGAAGTATTATCGTCCACCACAAGGTAAATACAGTACAGAAAATCTAAAATTGGCGAAAGAGCTAGGATATAAGACATTCTTTTGGAGTCTCGCTTATGTTGATTGGGATCAAAACAAACAGCCAACCAAAGATCAGGCATATAGTAAGTTATTAAAGAGAATACATAATGGGGCAGTAGTTCTACTTCATAATACTTCTACTACAAATGGAGAGATTTTAGATGAATTACTGACAAAATGGGAAGAGATGGGCTATGTTTTTAAACCATTATCAGAACTTGCTGATGTTCAGTGA
- a CDS encoding cytochrome c biogenesis protein/redoxin encodes MEHINFIIVFLEGVLSFLSPCVIPILPIYLAILSNSRNDRNRNRDMKSVTINNENHTVKQDSRANKRVLLTNTLLFVFGISTTFFLLGTGIGIFRTFLTEYKRYFLIVGGGFIFLMGLFYVGDIKIPFLQKEKRIQLKTNQMNPIIAYLLGFTFSFGWTPCIGPMLASVLVLASTKQDIWTGNLLIGIYTLGFIIPFLIVAAFSDKMLKLLEKVKLKSDKLKTFGGYVILLMGFLVLLNGITTPKFIRPTYVQGENSNGESKSILAPDFTLIDQYGDTHTLSDYKGKTVFLNFWATWCPPCKREMPHIEEIYKEYGSNKEDVIILGVAFPNDGGEKSKRGIMSFLEEKNYTFPVVFDETSNLSYYYNISVFPTTFIINPEGSIEGYFQGGMRKDDMRNIIDRVKNNSVK; translated from the coding sequence ATGGAACATATCAATTTTATTATTGTATTTTTAGAGGGGGTATTGTCCTTCTTATCGCCTTGTGTCATTCCTATTTTACCAATATATTTGGCCATATTGTCAAATAGCCGGAATGATAGAAACAGAAATCGAGATATGAAAAGTGTTACTATAAATAATGAGAATCATACTGTTAAGCAAGATAGTCGTGCTAATAAAAGAGTGCTATTAACCAATACCCTCTTGTTTGTATTTGGAATTTCTACTACCTTCTTTCTTTTAGGAACAGGAATAGGGATATTTAGAACCTTTCTAACTGAATATAAACGGTATTTCCTAATAGTTGGTGGTGGCTTTATCTTTCTTATGGGGCTATTTTATGTGGGCGATATTAAGATACCTTTTTTACAAAAAGAGAAGAGGATACAACTAAAAACTAATCAGATGAACCCAATCATAGCATATTTATTAGGTTTCACCTTTAGTTTTGGATGGACTCCGTGCATCGGACCGATGCTTGCTTCTGTGCTTGTGCTAGCGTCAACAAAACAAGATATTTGGACTGGAAACCTTCTTATTGGAATTTATACGTTAGGTTTTATTATTCCATTCCTTATCGTAGCCGCATTCTCGGATAAGATGCTTAAATTATTGGAAAAGGTCAAATTAAAGTCGGATAAGCTGAAAACTTTTGGTGGTTACGTCATACTATTAATGGGATTTCTTGTTCTATTGAATGGAATAACAACACCTAAGTTTATTAGACCTACTTACGTCCAAGGAGAAAATTCGAATGGGGAATCTAAGAGCATATTGGCTCCAGATTTTACTTTAATTGATCAATATGGGGATACTCATACATTAAGCGATTATAAAGGAAAAACTGTATTTCTTAATTTCTGGGCAACATGGTGTCCACCTTGCAAACGAGAGATGCCTCATATTGAAGAAATCTATAAGGAATACGGTAGCAACAAAGAGGATGTAATTATTCTAGGTGTTGCTTTTCCAAATGATGGTGGAGAGAAGTCAAAACGAGGAATCATGTCATTTTTAGAAGAGAAAAATTATACGTTCCCAGTAGTATTTGATGAAACCTCAAATTTATCTTACTACTATAATATTTCTGTATTTCCTACAACTTTTATTATAAATCCAGAGGGAAGTATCGAAGGATATTTTCAAGGAGGTATGAGAAAAGACGATATGAGAAATATAATAGATCGCGTCAAGAATAATAGTGTAAAATAA
- a CDS encoding TetR/AcrR family transcriptional regulator, which translates to MNNIVTSKEMILCESRKIVMEKGISAINMRTVANACVVAVGSIYNYFPSKTELISATVEDVWKDIFHMSGDSFEFLNFTDCLLWLFESIKKGCKKYPGFFTLHSMIFASEDKVKGRQMMEHYFGHIKQSLLNVLEHDTNVRSDAFNDILTADEFVNLIFTTFTSMLLQKQDHCKTLLEMVSRCIY; encoded by the coding sequence TTGAATAATATCGTTACTTCAAAGGAAATGATTCTATGTGAAAGTCGCAAGATTGTAATGGAAAAAGGTATCTCTGCGATTAATATGCGTACAGTAGCAAATGCTTGCGTGGTGGCTGTCGGTTCTATCTATAACTATTTTCCATCTAAAACAGAACTAATTAGCGCAACCGTAGAGGATGTTTGGAAAGATATATTTCATATGTCAGGTGATTCTTTTGAATTTCTCAATTTTACAGATTGTCTTCTATGGCTTTTTGAAAGTATCAAAAAAGGATGCAAAAAATATCCAGGTTTTTTCACATTGCATTCTATGATTTTCGCATCCGAGGATAAAGTAAAGGGACGACAAATGATGGAACATTACTTTGGACATATTAAGCAAAGTCTGTTAAATGTTTTAGAGCATGATACAAATGTTCGTTCAGACGCATTTAATGATATTTTAACAGCGGATGAATTTGTTAATTTAATCTTTACAACATTTACATCAATGTTACTTCAGAAACAAGATCATTGTAAAACTTTACTTGAAATGGTATCACGCTGTATATATTAA
- a CDS encoding TetR/AcrR family transcriptional regulator, whose product MSTKELILNKSLQLFSERGYEGVSMRDIAAEVGIKAASIYNHFSSKEEIFNHLLEEMDLRYNQAVSAIGVPEGSAKEAANSYVGISEEHLHEIAKGLFLYFLKDEFAAPFRRMVTAEQYRHSIAGDTFQKMYVSSALEFQSSLFETLITQGVFTDSNPQTVALHFYAPIFLLLSKYDKKPESESEALNELKNHVSQFSRLYSRR is encoded by the coding sequence ATGTCTACAAAGGAATTAATTTTAAATAAATCGTTACAGCTTTTTTCAGAAAGAGGTTATGAAGGAGTTTCTATGCGTGATATTGCAGCAGAAGTTGGTATTAAAGCAGCATCCATTTATAATCATTTTTCAAGCAAAGAAGAGATATTCAATCATTTGTTAGAGGAAATGGATTTACGCTATAATCAAGCAGTCAGTGCAATCGGTGTACCAGAAGGGAGTGCGAAAGAGGCAGCAAATAGTTACGTTGGTATATCAGAAGAGCACTTACATGAAATTGCAAAAGGCTTATTCTTGTATTTCTTGAAAGATGAATTTGCCGCACCATTTCGACGAATGGTTACTGCAGAGCAATACCGTCATTCTATCGCTGGTGATACCTTTCAAAAGATGTATGTTAGTAGTGCATTGGAGTTTCAATCTTCCTTATTTGAAACTCTGATTACACAGGGAGTTTTTACAGATAGTAATCCGCAAACGGTAGCCCTACATTTTTATGCACCGATCTTCTTATTATTATCAAAATATGATAAAAAGCCAGAAAGTGAATCGGAAGCATTAAATGAACTGAAAAATCATGTAAGTCAATTTTCTAGATTATATTCTCGGAGGTAG
- a CDS encoding CDP-alcohol phosphatidyltransferase family protein — MKNLANLITISRIVGSFILLFLKPLSSIFLAVYLYCGFSDMIDGYVARLTESSSKFGALLDSISDFIFITVMVPICITAFSWRWWMIGWVCIIAIIRFLSLGLGLMKYHSLAFLHTHLNKATGFLMFCFPFYYDLLGFTVTAVILCCIGSISSIEELMITIKSKELYRDIRGYFSLKSKSF; from the coding sequence ATGAAAAATCTGGCAAACCTAATAACAATTAGTAGAATAGTAGGCTCGTTCATATTACTTTTCTTAAAGCCATTATCATCAATATTCCTAGCTGTTTATCTCTATTGCGGTTTCAGTGATATGATAGATGGCTATGTTGCGAGACTCACAGAAAGCAGTAGTAAATTTGGCGCATTATTGGATAGTATATCGGATTTTATCTTTATTACAGTCATGGTTCCGATTTGCATTACTGCGTTTTCATGGAGGTGGTGGATGATTGGTTGGGTTTGTATCATTGCTATAATCCGTTTTCTATCCTTAGGATTAGGATTGATGAAGTATCATTCGCTTGCATTTCTTCACACCCACCTAAATAAGGCAACAGGCTTTTTGATGTTTTGTTTCCCTTTTTATTATGATTTATTAGGTTTCACTGTAACAGCCGTGATATTATGTTGTATCGGAAGCATATCGAGTATAGAAGAATTGATGATTACAATAAAATCAAAAGAGCTTTACCGGGATATACGTGGATACTTTTCACTAAAGAGTAAATCTTTCTAA
- a CDS encoding HAMP domain-containing sensor histidine kinase gives MNKISKKCGGFKLALFFAFIIFVIMLVTVTLLFGIFIVLSHYEMFSSISKGKPLTPIFLFAVVSVLIGTIISMIFSRIPLSPIREIVSAADRLAEGDFSVRVKLRGPKEFQKLNRSFNHMAEELGSIEILRSDFINNFSHEFKTPIVSMRGFAKMLKYNDLTKEEKDEYLDIIINESDRLSELATNVLNLSKIENQTIVTDKTRFNVSEQIRRVVVLLEKRWIEKNIEIAFDCDEIFLYGNEELLKQVWINLLDNAIKFSVPDSIIDIQVVQELQNLKISITDQGSGMTDDTRNRIFDKFYQGDTSHATKGNGLGLTIAKKIVQLHDGKIKITKSDKSGTTFEVILRTE, from the coding sequence GTGAATAAAATTAGCAAGAAGTGTGGAGGTTTTAAATTAGCATTATTCTTTGCTTTTATCATATTTGTTATCATGTTAGTAACGGTGACTTTATTATTTGGGATATTTATTGTATTAAGCCATTATGAGATGTTTTCCTCAATTTCAAAAGGAAAGCCCTTGACCCCGATTTTTTTATTTGCGGTAGTAAGCGTACTAATTGGAACGATAATATCGATGATATTTAGCAGAATACCTCTTTCTCCGATACGAGAAATCGTGTCTGCGGCGGATCGCTTAGCGGAAGGTGATTTTAGTGTTAGAGTAAAGTTAAGAGGACCAAAGGAATTTCAAAAGTTAAATCGAAGCTTTAATCATATGGCGGAGGAACTTGGTAGTATAGAAATACTTCGATCGGATTTTATTAATAATTTTTCCCATGAGTTTAAAACCCCTATTGTATCGATGAGGGGATTTGCCAAGATGCTTAAGTACAATGATTTAACCAAGGAGGAAAAAGACGAATATCTAGATATTATTATTAATGAATCAGATCGTCTAAGTGAACTAGCAACGAATGTACTGAATTTATCTAAGATAGAGAATCAAACAATAGTTACAGACAAGACTCGATTTAATGTTAGTGAACAAATTAGAAGAGTGGTTGTATTACTAGAAAAAAGGTGGATAGAAAAGAACATTGAGATAGCGTTTGATTGTGATGAAATATTTCTTTATGGTAATGAAGAATTACTAAAACAAGTATGGATTAATTTATTGGATAATGCGATTAAATTCTCCGTGCCGGATTCCATCATAGATATTCAAGTAGTTCAAGAGCTACAAAATCTAAAGATTTCGATAACGGATCAAGGTAGTGGGATGACTGATGACACGAGGAATCGCATCTTTGATAAATTTTATCAAGGGGATACTTCCCACGCCACCAAAGGGAATGGGCTTGGGTTAACGATAGCCAAAAAGATTGTACAACTTCACGATGGAAAGATAAAGATAACAAAATCCGATAAAAGCGGTACTACCTTTGAGGTAATTTTACGTACAGAATAA
- a CDS encoding VOC family protein → MIQNIGKVTLYVNNQEEAKKFWTEKMNFVVRFEQPMGPNMKWMEVGPENDSFTTFVLYEKNLMMSQNPDANVEHPSVILSTNDIQKTYQELVDKEVKVGEMLNMPYGSMFNFYDMDDNAFLIREDK, encoded by the coding sequence ATGATACAGAATATTGGTAAAGTTACGCTATATGTTAACAATCAAGAGGAAGCAAAAAAGTTCTGGACAGAGAAGATGAATTTTGTAGTTCGTTTCGAACAGCCAATGGGCCCAAATATGAAGTGGATGGAAGTTGGACCAGAGAATGATTCATTTACAACATTCGTATTATATGAGAAAAATTTGATGATGAGCCAAAATCCAGATGCAAATGTTGAACATCCTTCCGTCATATTAAGCACGAATGACATACAGAAGACTTATCAGGAATTGGTAGATAAAGAAGTTAAGGTTGGCGAAATGCTTAATATGCCATATGGTAGTATGTTCAATTTTTATGACATGGATGATAATGCGTTTTTAATTAGAGAGGATAAATAA
- a CDS encoding ABC transporter ATP-binding protein/permease, protein MLQIKNISKKYATKYLVQSALDDVSLTLRDNEFVAILGPSGSGKTTLLNIIGGLDRYDSGDLIINGISTKKYKDRDWDSYRNHTIGFVFQSYNLIPHQSILSNVELALTISGISKKERKRLSTEALEKVGLGNQIHKKPNQLSGGQMQRVAIARALVNNPDILLADEPTGALDTETSILVMDLLKEIAKDRLVIMVTHNPELAEHYATRTVKLRDGKIIDDSDPYQENQQDVTKPEHKSMGKTSMSFLTALSLSLNNLKTKKARTILTAFAGSIGIIGIALILALSSGINNYIENVQKDTLSTYPISIERESIDMTSMMSTMMEHNRSNGITHDLDKIYSNNIVTGMFSTLSEEKKANDLGAFKEYIEREDSKINDYVSTIQYGYDLDLQIYSSDTTNGVTQLNPSKLFNRSGMSGMSGMSGMGGMSAQSMGMMSSNVFSEMLGNKELLESQYDVLAGRFPDEGAYNEVVLVVDKNNEISDFALYTMDFMNQEDFKNIQKSLAKGEDVKEPDQASFTYDEALNKTFKFVLNTDYYVYNKETGVWKDMREDKSFMTKLVDDSLELKIVGILKPNPEASASSINGAVGYTSALTEYIINKINNSDITKAQLADKETNVFTNMPFDMNGYMENITMAEINDFVKTLSEEEQQQFKVLSSTMTEDQIIATFGEQIRSAAGKETTYEDNIAQLGIVNLDQPSTINLYPINFEAKDAIAKIVEDYNTIQKDAGHEDMTISYTDLVGLMMSSITTIIDMISYVLIGFVAISLVVSSIMIGIITYISVLERTKEIGILRSIGASKRNISSIFNAETLIIGFTSGMLGIVISLLLLIPINAIIASLSGISKIAILPWGYAIVLVVISMILTLIAGLIPSKKAAKKDPVTALRSE, encoded by the coding sequence ATGCTACAAATTAAAAACATATCAAAAAAATACGCTACGAAGTATCTGGTTCAGTCTGCGCTTGATGACGTCAGCTTAACACTTCGTGACAATGAATTTGTTGCAATCCTTGGACCAAGTGGTTCTGGTAAAACAACATTATTAAATATCATTGGTGGTTTAGACCGTTATGATAGCGGTGATTTAATCATTAATGGTATCTCAACGAAAAAATATAAGGACCGTGATTGGGATTCCTATAGAAATCATACCATTGGTTTTGTTTTTCAAAGTTATAACTTAATCCCTCATCAATCCATCTTATCCAATGTAGAATTAGCCCTCACTATTTCGGGTATCTCTAAAAAGGAAAGAAAAAGATTATCAACGGAAGCTTTAGAAAAAGTAGGCCTTGGAAATCAGATTCATAAGAAACCAAATCAACTCTCCGGTGGACAGATGCAGCGTGTAGCGATTGCTAGAGCACTTGTCAATAATCCTGATATCCTTTTAGCAGACGAACCAACAGGAGCACTGGATACAGAAACAAGTATTCTTGTTATGGATTTATTAAAAGAAATTGCGAAAGATCGATTGGTTATTATGGTTACCCATAATCCTGAACTTGCAGAACATTATGCTACAAGAACAGTAAAACTTCGTGATGGTAAGATAATCGATGATTCCGATCCATATCAAGAGAATCAACAGGATGTAACAAAGCCAGAACATAAATCAATGGGAAAAACTTCAATGTCATTCCTTACCGCACTATCTCTTAGCTTAAATAACCTAAAAACCAAAAAGGCAAGAACAATTCTTACTGCATTTGCTGGAAGTATTGGTATTATTGGTATTGCTCTTATACTAGCTCTTTCGAGTGGTATTAATAATTATATTGAAAATGTACAAAAAGATACCCTATCCACTTATCCAATCAGTATTGAGAGAGAAAGTATCGATATGACATCGATGATGTCTACGATGATGGAGCATAATCGCTCAAATGGTATCACACATGATCTGGATAAAATTTATTCGAATAATATTGTTACCGGTATGTTTTCTACCTTAAGTGAAGAAAAGAAAGCGAATGATTTAGGTGCATTTAAAGAATATATCGAACGTGAAGATTCGAAGATAAACGATTATGTATCTACCATTCAATACGGTTATGATTTGGATTTACAAATCTATAGTTCAGATACAACTAACGGTGTAACACAATTAAATCCAAGCAAATTGTTTAACAGATCTGGAATGAGTGGAATGAGTGGAATGAGTGGAATGGGCGGAATGAGTGCTCAAAGCATGGGTATGATGTCTTCCAATGTATTTTCAGAGATGTTAGGAAATAAAGAACTATTAGAATCTCAATATGATGTTCTTGCAGGACGTTTCCCAGATGAAGGTGCTTATAACGAAGTTGTGCTTGTAGTTGATAAAAATAATGAAATCAGTGACTTCGCTCTTTACACCATGGATTTTATGAATCAGGAAGACTTTAAAAATATTCAAAAATCATTAGCCAAAGGTGAAGATGTCAAAGAACCTGACCAGGCGTCGTTTACTTACGATGAAGCGTTGAATAAGACTTTTAAATTTGTCCTTAATACAGATTACTATGTATATAACAAGGAAACTGGTGTTTGGAAGGATATGCGCGAAGATAAATCATTTATGACCAAATTGGTGGATGACTCATTGGAATTAAAAATTGTTGGTATCCTAAAGCCAAATCCAGAAGCAAGTGCATCCTCCATTAATGGTGCAGTTGGATATACCTCCGCTTTAACCGAATATATCATTAATAAAATCAATAACAGTGACATTACAAAAGCTCAACTTGCAGATAAGGAAACAAATGTCTTTACGAATATGCCTTTTGATATGAATGGATATATGGAAAACATAACAATGGCAGAAATCAATGATTTCGTAAAAACATTGTCTGAGGAAGAACAACAGCAGTTTAAAGTGCTTAGCTCTACAATGACAGAAGATCAAATAATTGCTACCTTTGGAGAACAAATTCGTTCTGCAGCCGGTAAGGAAACTACCTATGAAGATAACATAGCACAGTTAGGAATTGTAAATCTTGACCAGCCTTCTACAATCAACCTCTACCCTATTAACTTTGAAGCAAAAGATGCTATAGCAAAAATTGTTGAAGATTATAATACAATCCAAAAAGACGCTGGCCATGAAGATATGACCATTAGCTATACCGATCTCGTTGGTTTAATGATGTCTTCTATCACAACCATCATCGATATGATTAGTTATGTTTTAATTGGCTTTGTAGCAATTTCACTTGTCGTTTCCTCCATCATGATTGGAATTATCACCTATATATCTGTTTTGGAGAGAACAAAAGAGATTGGTATCTTACGAAGTATTGGAGCTTCAAAACGTAATATTTCCAGTATCTTTAACGCTGAAACATTAATTATTGGATTTACTTCAGGTATGCTTGGTATCGTTATTTCGCTCTTACTATTAATACCGATTAATGCTATTATTGCTTCCTTATCCGGTATTTCTAAAATTGCAATATTACCATGGGGCTATGCAATCGTACTTGTGGTTATTAGTATGATATTAACATTAATTGCAGGTTTGATTCCTTCTAAGAAAGCAGCTAAGAAAGATCCTGTAACAGCACTTAGATCAGAGTAA
- a CDS encoding DUF2871 domain-containing protein translates to MKKLLNLSLIYFIFAMIGGVFYREFTKYMGFTGRTTLSLVHVHLLVLGTLLFMIFILFCRNTDLQNNRKFKLFLVLYNIGLPLMVIMLFVRGVIQVLEFQLSKGANAAISGIAGIAHIIITVALVILFLALKSIITKWEN, encoded by the coding sequence ATGAAAAAATTATTAAATCTTTCATTGATCTACTTTATATTCGCTATGATAGGTGGAGTTTTTTATCGTGAATTTACAAAATATATGGGTTTCACCGGAAGAACAACTTTATCATTAGTCCATGTTCATTTACTAGTTTTAGGCACACTATTATTTATGATTTTCATACTATTTTGTAGAAATACAGACTTACAAAACAATCGTAAATTTAAATTATTTTTAGTACTATACAATATTGGACTGCCACTTATGGTAATTATGCTATTCGTTCGTGGTGTGATACAAGTATTAGAATTTCAACTTAGTAAAGGCGCTAATGCAGCAATTTCTGGCATTGCAGGTATTGCACACATTATAATAACAGTCGCATTGGTAATATTGTTCTTAGCGCTAAAAAGCATAATCACCAAATGGGAAAATTAG